One genomic window of Branchiostoma floridae strain S238N-H82 chromosome 4, Bfl_VNyyK, whole genome shotgun sequence includes the following:
- the LOC118413052 gene encoding zinc finger protein 678-like, which translates to MATANSMQSVDYVRREAAGGSADSVLTWQGDRREESGEESSRRNKGVRVYRCEECSKQFSHLSQLKTHMRTHTGEKPYRCEECSRQFSRLSHLKRHMHNHTGEKPYKCEKCSRQFSVLSNLKTHMRTHTGEKPYRCEECSRQFNVLSNLKRHMRTHTGEKPYRCEECTRQFRQLGDLKAHMRTHTGEKPYSCEECTRQFSQLGDLKKHLQTHTGEKPYRCEECSRQFGQLSHLKSHMQTHTGEK; encoded by the coding sequence ATGGCAACAGCAAACAGCATGCAGAGTGTGGATTACGTCAGGAGAGAagcagcagggggttctgccgacagtgttctcacctggcaaggagaCAGACGTGAGGAGTCTGGGGAGGAGTCCAGTAGGAGAAACAAAGGTGTGAgagtgtacaggtgtgaggagtgcagcaaacagttcagtcatctGAGTCAgttgaagactcacatgcggactcacacaggggagaaaccatacaggtgtgaggagtgcagcaggcagttcagtcggctgagtcatctgaagaggcacatgcaTAATCACAccggggagaaaccttacaagtgtgagaagtgtagcaggcagttcagtgtgctgagtaatctaaagactcacatgcggactcacacaggggagaaaccctacaggtgtgaggagtgcagcaggcagttcaatgTGCTaagtaatctgaagagacacatgcggactcacacaggtgagaaaccctataggtgtgaggagtgtaccagacagttcagacagctGGGTGATCTAAAGgcccacatgcggactcacaccggagagaaaccttacagttgtgaggagtgcaccaggcagttcagtcagctgggtgatctgaagaagcacctgcagactcacacaggtgagaaaccatacaggtgtgaggagtgcagcaggcagttcggtcagctgagtcatctgaagtctcacatgcagactcacacaggggagaaa